In Prunus dulcis chromosome 2, ALMONDv2, whole genome shotgun sequence, a single genomic region encodes these proteins:
- the LOC117617906 gene encoding plant UBX domain-containing protein 9, whose protein sequence is MASPTQDMIDTYMSITGASHSLTLRKLEEYGGNLNEAVNAHFSGGDRDFTNPGSAATPQYNFTHMRGQNQVAPHAVPPYNFPHMSSQNQVAPQEVIPLLSAARSFRPSLLFDPSYSRDLFNRIGSAFTGRAPVSSHPGVVGGFPVDLNRGNDYPHLSGQRPTIQDMTGNPHGNDVEEEMIRAAIEASKREAEVAYLNTQTRALNVSPVNGLPGNQTHQDDDDDFDRALSLSLKTAEQEKAIREEKRKDRNPELAWKRGRSLHQNGAEFVEQKQVSQELKRDAGKNLQLGSLDVHCEELGSISSKELDEAIMLETALFGKSSHATNLPSRPNINLGPNMQPVHGPSSSAPTTRQLLRQQQDDEYLASILADKEKEMHGVNDPGTCHLKGVKSDDKKINTLEGERMLAAKSASLPCEPASDDENAVTLLVKVPNGSRLSRRFHKFNKLQILFDFIDVGGVVKPGTYRVVRSYPRRAFTLDDSLLTLSEVGLTNKQEALFLELI, encoded by the exons ATGGCGAGCCCCACGCAGGACATGATCGACACGTACATGAGCATCACCGGCGCCTCTCACTCACTCACGCTGCGAAAGCTTGAG GAATATGGAGGCAATCTCAATGAAGCCGTGAATGCACATTTTAGTGGTGGAGATAGAGACTT TACAAATCCGGGGTCTGCTGCTACCCCACAATACAATTTCACTCATATGAGGGGTCAGAATCAAGTTGCACCTCATGCTGTCCCCCCATACAATTTCCCTCATATGAGTTCGCAGAATCAAGTTGCACCACAAGAAGTTATACCACTTCTCTCTGCTGCTAGGAGTTTCAGGCCATCATTACTATTTGATCCTAGTTACAGTAGGGATCTCTTTAACCGGATCGGTTCTGCATTTACTGGTCGTGCACCAGTAAGTTCACATCCAGGAGTTGTGGGGGGGTTTCCTGTAGATTTAAACAGAGGGAATGATTATCCTCATCTCTCAGGACAGAGGCCTACCATTCAGGACATGACAGGAAATCCACATGGCAATGATGTGGAGGAAGAAATGATTCGAGCTGCTATTGAGGCTTCAAAACGAGAGGCTGAAGTGGCTTATCTGAATACGCAAACCAGGGCTCTCAAT GTTTCTCCTGTTAATGGACTTCCAGGAAATCAAACTCaccaagatgatgatgatgattttgatcGTGCACTTTCATTGTCCCTCAAG ACAGCAGAACAAGAGAAAGCGATACGTGaggagaaaaggaaagacaGGAATCCCGAACTGGCATGGAAG CGAGGAAGGTCATTGCACCAAAATGGAGCTGAATTTGTAGAACAGAAACAAGTGAGTCAAGAGTTGAAACGTGATGCTGGTAAAAATCTTCAGCTGGGTAGCCTGGACGTTCATTGTGAAGAG TTAGGCAGCATTTCTTCCAAAGAGCTCGATGAAGCAATAATGCTTGAGACTGCACTTTTTGGCAAATCTTCACATGCAACTAATTTGCCAAGTCGTCCAAATATAAATTTGGGTCCTAATATGCAGCCTGTACATGGCCCCTCATCATCTGCTCCAACAACAAGACAATTGCTAAGACAACAACAG GATGATGAGTATCTTGCATCCATCTTGGCTgataaagaaaaggaaatgcaTGGTGTCAATGATCCTGGAACTTGTCACTTAAAGGGAGTCAAATCTGACGACAAAAAGATCAATACATTG GAAGGTGAGCGCATGCTAGCTGCAAAAAGTGCTTCACTTCCTTGCGAACCAGCATCAGATGATGAGAATGCTGTGACTCTTCTGGTTAAGGTGCCAAATGGCAGCCGCCTTAGCCGCCGCTTTCACAAATTTAACAAGCTTCAg ATTCTTTTTGACTTCATAGATGTTGGTGGAGTCGTGAAGCCTGGAACATACAGAGTG GTGAGGTCATATCCTCGGCGTGCGTTTACTCTTGATGACAGCTTATTAACATTGAGCGAAGTTGGACTGACGAATAAACAAGAAGCCTTGTTTCTGGAATTGATTTAG
- the LOC117617907 gene encoding COP9 signalosome complex subunit 1, whose amino-acid sequence MEGDDETSGPMIDDEIYANGVGGDDEKRSRPIISSEQLDVEAYASLYSGRTKIMRLIFIANKSKSNQAMELEALRMAYDEIKKGENTQLFRDVVQMIGGRLGPDYAMDLAWCEMVDRRADQKKEKLENELNAYRTNLIKESIRMGYNDFGDFYYAHGQLGDAFKNYVRTRDYCTTAKHIVHMCMSSILVSIEMSQFAHVSSYVSKAEQSPEALDPVTVAKLRCAAGLAHLEAKKYKLAARKFLETGHELGNHYNEVIAPQDVATYGGLCALASFDRMELKNKVIDNLNFRNFLELVPEVRELINDFYSSHYASCLDYLGNLKANLLLDIHLHDHLETLYGQIRHKALIQYTHPFVSVDLHMMASAFKTDVSGLEKELEALITDNQVQARIDSHNKILYARHADQRNATFQRVLQTGDEFDRDVKSMLLRVNLIKHEYNLKGSRKP is encoded by the exons ATGGAAGGCGACGACGAGACCTCAGGCCCAATGATTGACGACGAGATCTACGCCAACGGCGTTGGCGGTGACGACGAGAAGCGCAGCAGACCAATCATCAGCAGTGAGCAACTCGACGTCGAGGCCTACGCTAGCCTCTACAGCGGCCGCACGAAGATCATGCGGCTGATTTTCATCGCCAACAAGAGCAAGAGCAACCAGGCCATGGAGTTGGAGGCTCTGCGCATGGCCTACGACGAAATCAAGAAGGGAGAAAACACCCAGTTGTTCAGAGACGTCGTGCAGATGATCGGTGGGAGATTGGGACCCGACTATGCGATGGACTTGGCTTGGTGTGAGATGGTGGATAGGAGGGCCGACCAGAAGAAGGAGAAGCTCGAGAACGAGCTCAATGCTTATAGG ACAAATCTTATCAAAGAAAGCATAAGAATGGGTTACAACGATTTTGGAGATTTTTATTATGCTCATGGTCAACTTGGGGATGCCTTTAAAAATTATGTTCGTACTCGTGATTATTGCACTACAGCAAAGCATATTGTTCATATGTGCATGAGTTCAATTCTGGTCAGCATTGAGATGAGTCAATTTGCTCATGTCTCTAGCTATGTTAGCAAAGCAGAACAATCACCAGAAGCCCTTGACCCAGTTACTGTTGCAAAACTTCGTTGTGCTGCTGGATTGGCTCACTTGGAAGCTAAAAAATACAAGCTTGCTGCTCGTAAG TTCTTGGAAACCGGGCATGAATTGGGAAACCACTACAATGAAGTGATTGCACCTCAAGATGTTGCAACATATGGTGGGCTTTGTGCACTTGCAAGTTTTGACCGAATGGAACTGAAG AACAAAGTTATAGACAACCTGAACTTCCGGAATTTTTTAGAGTTAGTACCTGAAGTAAGGGAGCTTATCAATGACTTCTACTCAAG CCATTATGCTTCGTGTCTGGATTACCTTGGGAATCTCAAAGCAAATCTGTTGCTTGACATCCATTTGCATGACCACCTCGAGACACTCTATGGTCAAATCCGCCACAAGGCTCTCATCCAGTATACGCACCCCTTTGTGTCTGTAGATTTACACATGATGGCCAGTGCTTTCAAAACTGATGTTTCAGGGCTAGAGAAAGAACTTGAAGCTTTAATCACTGACAACCAAGTTCAG GCTCGAATTGACTCACACAACAAAATTCTATATGCACGACATGCGGATCAAAGGAATGCAACTTTCCAACGGGTGCTTCAGACGGGCGATGAGTTTGATCGGGATGTTAAGTCAATGCTGCTTAGGGTGAATCTTATCAAGCACGAATACAATCTTAAGGGATCAAGGAAACcctga